A single window of Synechococcus sp. C9 DNA harbors:
- a CDS encoding cation:proton antiporter has protein sequence MTMPIVATVPVSADPTAVLIAVLLSLAVIYLASRLGGGLCARFDLPPVLGELLAGAVVGVSILHLLVFPEGGATAQDSLLMQAVQPFLHLSPAVWEATFDAEGEVVSVLSELGVIILLFEIGLESNLQELLRVGAQAAIVAVIGVTVPFVAGTLGLIYLFHVPTIAAIFAGAALTATSIGITAKVLAELQQLSSSEGQVILGAAVLDDILGIIILAVVASLVKTGEVELSRVGYLIVGAAVFLVGSVLVGRLLSPWFVALVNNLKTRGSLLILSLILMLILAVIGAAIQLEAILGAFTAGLILSETDKQQELEEQVIPLADFFVPIFFVCVGAKTDFSVFNPAIPANREGLVLAGFLVAVAIVGKVASGLGVGWGGEKLNRLAVGVGMIPRGEVGLVFAAAGSSSGALSEALDAGIVVMVILTTFLAPPLLRFVFPSRSATPVATPEPHV, from the coding sequence ATGACCATGCCGATTGTGGCGACTGTGCCGGTGTCAGCCGATCCGACGGCGGTTTTGATCGCTGTCCTGTTGAGTTTGGCGGTCATTTACCTGGCGAGTCGGTTGGGGGGGGGACTTTGCGCCCGGTTTGATTTGCCGCCGGTGTTGGGGGAATTGTTGGCGGGTGCGGTGGTGGGAGTTTCCATTTTGCATCTGCTGGTGTTTCCTGAAGGAGGGGCGACGGCGCAGGATTCCCTACTCATGCAGGCAGTACAGCCTTTTTTGCACCTGTCCCCGGCGGTGTGGGAGGCCACCTTTGATGCCGAGGGGGAAGTGGTGTCGGTGCTGTCCGAGTTGGGGGTGATTATTCTCCTATTTGAGATTGGTTTGGAATCGAATCTCCAGGAACTCCTGCGGGTGGGGGCGCAGGCGGCGATTGTGGCGGTGATCGGGGTGACGGTGCCCTTTGTGGCGGGAACCCTGGGGTTGATTTATCTATTCCATGTGCCGACGATTGCGGCTATTTTTGCGGGGGCGGCTCTGACGGCGACCAGTATTGGCATCACGGCGAAGGTATTGGCGGAACTGCAACAGTTAAGTTCCTCGGAAGGGCAGGTGATCCTGGGGGCGGCGGTTTTGGATGACATTTTGGGGATTATTATCCTGGCGGTGGTGGCGAGTTTGGTGAAAACCGGGGAAGTGGAACTCAGCCGGGTGGGGTATTTGATTGTGGGTGCCGCCGTTTTTTTGGTGGGTTCGGTGCTGGTGGGGCGATTGCTCAGCCCTTGGTTTGTGGCGCTGGTGAATAATCTGAAAACCCGGGGCAGTTTGCTGATTTTGTCCCTCATCCTCATGCTGATCCTGGCGGTGATTGGGGCGGCGATCCAGTTGGAGGCGATTTTGGGGGCGTTTACGGCGGGGTTGATTCTTTCGGAAACGGATAAACAGCAGGAATTGGAAGAACAGGTGATCCCGTTGGCGGATTTTTTTGTGCCAATTTTCTTTGTTTGTGTTGGGGCAAAAACGGATTTCAGTGTGTTCAACCCGGCGATCCCGGCGAATCGGGAGGGGCTGGTGCTGGCGGGGTTTTTGGTGGCGGTGGCGATTGTCGGTAAGGTGGCGAGTGGGTTGGGGGTGGGTTGGGGCGGTGAAAAGCTCAACCGGTTGGCGGTCGGGGTGGGGATGATCCCCCGGGGGGAAGTGGGGCTGGTGTTTGCGGCGGCAGGTTCCAGCAGTGGTGCCCTGAGTGAAGCCCTGGATGCGGGGATTGTGGTAATGGTGATTTTAACCACCTTCCTGGCACCCCCCCTCCTGCGGTTTGTGTTTCCCAGCCGCAGTGCCACCCCTGTCGCAACCCCGGAACCCCATGTTTAA